The Gemmatimonas sp. genomic sequence GGATACACGCGCACCGGGGTCACGGTGAACGATCGTCTGCGCACGACCAATCCGCGCGTCTATGCGATCGGTGATGTATCGTCGCGACTGCAGTTTACGCATCTCGCCGATGCGCAGGCGCGACTGGTTGTCGCGAATGCACTGTTCTTCGGGTTGGGTGGCGGGCGCGCCAGCGCCTTGGTCGTGCCCCGGGTGACCTACACGGATCCCGAAGTGGCGCATGTCGGGTTGACCGCCGAAGAGGCGGCGGCAGCGGGGCAGCCGATCGAAACGATCACGGTGCGCCTCGAGGACAACGATCGGGCGCGATTGGATGGGGAGGCCGAGGGCTTCCTCAAGGTCCATGTCGCCGCTGGCAGCGATCGCATTCTCGGTGCAACGCTGGTGGCATCGCACGCCGGTGAGATGATCGGCGAGATGACACTTGCCATCACCGTCGGCGAGGGACTCGGTGCCGTCGGCAAGACCATTCACGCGTATCCGACCCAGGCCGAGGTGTTTCGGCGTGCGGCCGATGCGTGGCGACGGCGCAGGTTCACCCCGAGGGCGAAGCGGCTTGTGGGCTGGTGGTTCAGGGCGTGGCGCTGACAGGCTCTCGCGGGTCCGGAGGTGCGGTAACGCCTGCCGTTCCCTTTGCGACGCCTTGCCTGCGCCCGGCCCCGGGATACCGCCCCGCGTGCCGAGCGATCAGGAGACGTCGGTCTGCCCGGATCGCGCGCGACGGCGTGACGACACCAGCCCGATCATCACCAGCGGCCAGGCGAGCGAGCAGGCCGTCAGGGCGGTGAGCGGTCCTACGGTGCAGACGATCATTCCCATGAAGATGGCGGGTGGTGTCCACTGCGTGTCGCGAAAGAATCGCCCCGCCGCGGGCCCGGTGCGCACGAGCAGCATCACGAGGGTGAGGGTGGCCCCGGCGCCATACCATAGTCGCCAGCCGGTGGACTGGCGCCAGCCGAGGGTCACGGTGTCGAGGATCAGGGCAAGCGGAAGGTCGAACATGGGGGCGGTTGAGGAGGTGACGGTCGGTGAACCCGCTTCCCCGTCGATCGGTGCCCAACACGGTCCCCCACGCTGCCGTGCTGTCGAGCGTGGGGCTCAGCGACATCCTGCCGGAGACGACGGTGGCGCGCACGCTGGCTTTTCGCGGGTCGCTCTGCGTCCATGTCCGTTGCGTGCCCATGGCACTTTCGGCGCGCATCCGACCCTTGCCCCAGGGCGCGTGCCGCCGCCGTGTGACCGGCCGTAACTTCAGAAGGGGAGCCTGCGTATCGACTGCGGTGAACGCGCCAGCCATGTGGCGCCGACAATGTCTGCCCCTGTGTAACTCCGCGTGCCCACCGATTCCCCTACACTGACTCCGGATTCGCTCGAGGACCCCGCACTCGCCGCGCGCCTTCGTGGTGGCGACCCCGCGGCGTTGGAGTCGGTGTTTCGCCAGATGCACGAGCCGCTCGTGGCCTTCGGGAGCCGCTATCTTGGCGACCGGGCGCGGGCGGAAGAGCAGGTGCAGGAGCTGTTTTTCACCTTGTGGAACACCCGCGAGCGTCTGGCCTTCAGCGGCAGCCTGCGCAGCTATCTCTTTGCGGCCATGCGCAACCGAGCGCTGAACGTGCGCCGTCGCGACGCGGTGGAGCAGGACTGGGCCGACGACGAGGCGCAGGAGTCGGTACGCCTGCTGCACCGCCAACCGGAAACGCCGGCGTCCCTGCTCGAGGCGGACGCGCTGCATCAGGCCGTGAACGACGCCTTCGAGCGCCTCCCCGAGCGGTGTCGCCTGGCCATGCACCTGCGTTGGCGCGAGGGGATGTCATACGCCGAGATCGCCGAGGTGCTGGGCATTGGGGTGAAAGGGGTGGAGAACCAGCTGGCGCGTGGGCTGAAAGCGGTGCGCGCGATGGTGGGGGCGACATGAGCGTCAGCGGGCGGAGTTGGCGATCCGTGGGGGGATTTGTGGATCTCGCGTGTGATGGGGGTATGCCCCCCGTGGAGCTGTCATGACCCCGACCGACGGTCCGGTGGATCGTTCACCGTATCCTCCTGATGAGGACGCGGCGTTCGAGCGCGCCTTGGCGGGGGCGGCGCGTGGCCCGGTGGTCGTCACGACCGCGGAGACCGATGCCGCCTGGCAGGCGCTCGCGGCGCGCGTGGCGCAGACGGCGGTGACGGCCGATGCGACCATCGTGCCCATCACCTCGGCGGCGTCTGTGCGTCGCGGGCGACCGTGGCGTCGCGTCGCGTCGCTGGCGGCGGCGGCCTTGGTGGCGGTGAGTGCCGGACTGTCGTGGCAGTATCGGCAGAACGCCTTCCGTGAGGTCACCGCACCCGCGGGGCAACGGGTGGCCGTACAACTCCCCGATGGCAGTCACCTCACCCTCGCCGCCGGCAGTCATGCCCGCTGGCGCAAGGATTTCGGTGATCGGG encodes the following:
- a CDS encoding RNA polymerase sigma-70 factor yields the protein MPTDSPTLTPDSLEDPALAARLRGGDPAALESVFRQMHEPLVAFGSRYLGDRARAEEQVQELFFTLWNTRERLAFSGSLRSYLFAAMRNRALNVRRRDAVEQDWADDEAQESVRLLHRQPETPASLLEADALHQAVNDAFERLPERCRLAMHLRWREGMSYAEIAEVLGIGVKGVENQLARGLKAVRAMVGAT